The following coding sequences are from one Brienomyrus brachyistius isolate T26 chromosome 15, BBRACH_0.4, whole genome shotgun sequence window:
- the opa1 gene encoding dynamin-like 120 kDa protein, mitochondrial isoform X2, translated as MLRAANSVACVACRKLVSSRMRVRVSLQKPVPMSCAPHYLFSWTGRMQHPPHCPAVRHFTNLSRPPLRSSRPRHGGHCFQQYRSFWVTRLVTRFFKLRYILLGSAVGGGYTAKKTYDEWKDLLPDFSEYTSIVPDFFWELGEHIDLEKIVSALPDAEELAKLLPDLEKISENFTFLRTLISNGVIVSNEVKGASGLRLLLESAGDPAFKATGGQSADSSDRHFKKDLLRELALIQRQIQQHEEETRRTVPDSDRPNPPSHKRKVSDKEKIDQLQEELVRTQMKYQRMLEHLEKENKELRKVVLQKDDKGIHQRKVKSLIDMYSEVLDILSDYDSNYNTQDHLPRVVVVGDQSAGKTSVLEMIAQARIFPRGSGEMMTRSPVKVTLSEGPHHVAMFKDSSREFDLSKEQDLAALRHEIELRMKKSVREGQTVSPETISLSVKGPGIQRMVLVDLPGVISTVTAGMAADTKETIFSISKAYMQNPNAIILCIQDGSVDAERSIVTDLVSQMDPQGKRTIFVLTKVDLAEKNLASPSRIQQIVEGKLFPMKALGYFAVVTGKGSTNENIDAIKDYEEEFFQKSSLLKKGMLKAHQVTTKNLSLAVSDCFWKMVRESVEQQADSFKASRFNLETEWKNNYPRLRELDRNELFEKAKNEILDEVISLSQVTPKHWESILQKKLWERVSTHVIENIYLPAAQTMNSGTFNTTVDIKLKQWTDKQLPHKALEVAWETLQEEFARFMAEYKGKDQDDIFDKLKEAVKDESIKRHKWNERAMDSLRVIQHNALEDRSITDKPQWDSAIQFMEETLQSRLRDTDSIISDMVGPDWKERWLNWTSRTPEQHIRNATRGELERLLRVNEEHAAYLANDEVTTVRKNLEANGVDVDPVLIKDTWHQLYRRHFLHKALLHCTLCRRGFHYYQRHFDDSELECNDVVLFWRIQRMLIITANTLRQQLTNTEVRRLEKNVKEVLEDFAEDNGKKVQLITGRRVQLAEDLKKVREIQEKLEAFIEALHKEK; from the exons ATGCTACGTGCTGCAAATTCTGTCGCCTG TGTGGCGTGCCGGAAACTGGTGTCTTCCAGAATGAGAGTAAGAGTATCTCTGCAGAAGCCTGTCCCCATGTCTTGCGCCCCCCACTACCTGTTCTCCTGGACTGGCAGGATGCAGCACCCTCCTCATTGCCCGGCGGTCAGGCATTTCACCAACCTGTCACGGCCACCTCTGCGTTCCTCCCGTCCTCGACACGGGGGACACTGTTTCCAGCAGTACCGTTCTTTTTGGGTCACCCGGCTGGTCACGAGATTCTTCAAGCTTCGGTACATCCTGCTGGGTTCTGCTGTGGGAGGAGGGTACACCGCAAAAAAG ACCTACGATGAATGGAAAGATCTCCTGCCTGATTTCAGTGAATACACATCGATAGTGCCGGATTTCTTCTGGGAGCTCGGTGAACATATTGACCTGG AAAAGATTGTAAGTGCCCTCCCTGACGCTGAAGAGCTAGCGAAGCTGTTGCCTGATTTGGAGAAGATCAGTGAGAACTTCACCTTCCTTAGGACCCTCATCTCCAATG GTGTTATTGTCAGTAATGAAGTCAAAGGAGCTTCTGGTCTGCGTCTGTTGTTAG AATCTGCAGGGGACCCCGCATTTAAAGCTACAGGTGGCCAGTCTGCAGACAGCAGTGACAGGCACTTTAAAAAG GATCTGCTCAGGGAGCTTGCTCTCATTCAGCGACAGATCCAGCAGCACGAGGAGGAGACACGCAGGACCGTACCTGATAGCGACCGCCCCAATCCCCCGTCGCACAAGCGCAAG GTCTCAGATAAAGAAAAGATAGACCAGCTTCAGGAGGAGCTTGTCCGGACACAG ATGAAGTATCAGCGCATGCTGGAACATCTGGAGAAGGAGAACAAGGAGCTAAGGAAGGTGGTGCTTCAGAAAGACGACAAGGGCATTCATCAAAGGAAGGTCAAG TCACTCATCGACATGTACTCTGAGGTCCTGGACATCCTGTCCGACTACGACTCCAACTACAACACCCAGGATCACCTGCCTCGG GTGGTAGTGGTGGGAGACCAGAGTGCAGGCAAGACTAGCGTCTTGGAGATGATTGCCCAAGCCAGGATCTTCCCACGGGGCTCGGGAGAGATGATGACTCGCTCTCCAGTGAAG GTGACACTGAGCGAAGGTCCTCACCACGTTGCCATGTTCAAGGACAGCTCGCGGGAATTTGACCTGAGCAAAGAGCAAGAC CTGGCTGCCCTGCGTCATGAGATCGAGTTGCGAATGAAGAAGAGCGTGAGGGAAGGCCAGACCGTCAGCCCTGAG ACAATCTCCCTGAGTGTGAAGGGCCCAGGAATCCAGAGGATGGTTCTGGTGGACCTGCCGGGTGTCATCAGT ACTGTGACTGCGGGTATGGCTGCTGACACCAAGGAGACCATCTTCAGCATCAGCAAGGCTTACATGCAGAACCCCAACGCCATCATCCTAtgcatccagg ATGGCTCAGTTGATGCTGAGCGTAGCATTGTCACAGACCTGGTCAGCCAAATGGACCCTCAGGGGAAGCGGACCATCTTTGTTCTCACCAAAGTGGACCTAGCTGAGAAGAACCTGGCCAGTCCCAGTAGG ATTCAGCAGATAGTAGAAGGAAAGCTGTTCCCCATGAAGGCGCTGGGCTACTTTGCTGTGGTGACTGGAAAAG GCAGCACCAACGAGAACATCGACGCCATCAAGGATTACGAAGAGGAGTTCTTCCAGAAATCCAGTCTGCTGAA GAAGGGGATGCTGAAGGCTCATCAGGTGACCACCAAGAACCTGAGCCTGGCCGTGTCTGACTGCTTTTGGAAGATGGTGCGCGAGTCTGTGGAACAGCAGGCAGATTCCTTCAAAG CGTCCCGCTTTAATCTGGAAACTGAGTGGAAGAACAATTACCCCCGCCTGCGGGAGCTGGACAGG AACGAGCTCTTTGAAAAGGCCAAGAATGAAATCTTGGATGAAGTGATCAGTCTGAGTCAAGTTACACCGAAACACTG GGAGTCCATCCTGCAGAAGAAGCTGTGGGAGCGTGTGTCCACCCATGTCATTGAGAACATCTACCTCCCTGCCGCCCAGACCATGAACTCTGGAACCTTCAACACCACTGTGGACATCAAGCTCAAGCAGTGGACTGATAAGCAGCTGCCCCACAAAGCTCTGGAG GTAGCATGGGAGACCCTTCAGGAGGAGTTTGCACGCTTCATGGCCGAATACAAGGGCAAGGATCAGGATGACATCTTTGACAAGCTGAAGGAGGCGGTGAAGGACGAGAGCATCAAGCGGCACAAGTGGAATGAGCGCGCCATGGACAGCCTG AGGGTGATCCAGCATAATGCCCTGGAGGACCGCTCTATCACAGACAAGCCCCAGTGGGACTCTGCCATCCAGTTCATGGAGGAGACCTTGCAGTCCCGCCTCAGAGACA cCGACTCAATCATCAGCGACATGGTGGGGCCTGACTGGAAAGAGCGATGGCTCAACTGGACAAgccgtaccccagagcag CACATCAGGAACGCCACCCGGGGCGAGCTGGAGCGTCTGCTCAGGGTCAATGAGGAGCACGCGGCCTACCTGGCCAACGACGAGGTCACCACCGTGCGCAAGAACCTAGAAGCAAACGGCGTCGACGTCGACCCTGTGCTG ATTAAGGACACATGGCATCAGCTGTACCGACGTCACTTCCTGCATAAGGCCCTGCTCCACTGCACCCTCTGCAGGAGGGGCTTCCACTACTACCAAAGACACTTTGACGACTCCGAG CTGGAGTGCAATGACGTGGTTCTGTTCTGGCGCATCCAGAGGATGCTTATCATCACAGCCAATACCCTCCGACAGCAGCTCACCAACACGGAAG TGAGGCGTCTCGAGAAGAATGTAAAGGAGGTTCTAGAGGACTTTGCCGAGGACAATGGGAAGAAGGTGCAGCTTATTACAGGGAGGAGAGTGCAGCTTGCCGAGGATCTCA AAAAAGTTCGGGAAATTCAAGAAAAACTTGAAGCCTTCATCGAAGCTCTTCACAAGGAGAAGTAA
- the opa1 gene encoding dynamin-like 120 kDa protein, mitochondrial isoform X1: MLRAANSVACVACRKLVSSRMRVRVSLQKPVPMSCAPHYLFSWTGRMQHPPHCPAVRHFTNLSRPPLRSSRPRHGGHCFQQYRSFWVTRLVTRFFKLRYILLGSAVGGGYTAKKTYDEWKDLLPDFSEYTSIVPDFFWELGEHIDLEKIVSALPDAEELAKLLPDLEKISENFTFLRTLISNGVIVSNEVKGASGLRLLLESAGDPAFKATGGQSADSSDRHFKKDLLRELALIQRQIQQHEEETRRTVPDSDRPNPPSHKRKVSDKEKIDQLQEELVRTQMKYQRMLEHLEKENKELRKVVLQKDDKGIHQRKVKKSLIDMYSEVLDILSDYDSNYNTQDHLPRVVVVGDQSAGKTSVLEMIAQARIFPRGSGEMMTRSPVKVTLSEGPHHVAMFKDSSREFDLSKEQDLAALRHEIELRMKKSVREGQTVSPETISLSVKGPGIQRMVLVDLPGVISTVTAGMAADTKETIFSISKAYMQNPNAIILCIQDGSVDAERSIVTDLVSQMDPQGKRTIFVLTKVDLAEKNLASPSRIQQIVEGKLFPMKALGYFAVVTGKGSTNENIDAIKDYEEEFFQKSSLLKKGMLKAHQVTTKNLSLAVSDCFWKMVRESVEQQADSFKASRFNLETEWKNNYPRLRELDRNELFEKAKNEILDEVISLSQVTPKHWESILQKKLWERVSTHVIENIYLPAAQTMNSGTFNTTVDIKLKQWTDKQLPHKALEVAWETLQEEFARFMAEYKGKDQDDIFDKLKEAVKDESIKRHKWNERAMDSLRVIQHNALEDRSITDKPQWDSAIQFMEETLQSRLRDTDSIISDMVGPDWKERWLNWTSRTPEQHIRNATRGELERLLRVNEEHAAYLANDEVTTVRKNLEANGVDVDPVLIKDTWHQLYRRHFLHKALLHCTLCRRGFHYYQRHFDDSELECNDVVLFWRIQRMLIITANTLRQQLTNTEVRRLEKNVKEVLEDFAEDNGKKVQLITGRRVQLAEDLKKVREIQEKLEAFIEALHKEK, encoded by the exons ATGCTACGTGCTGCAAATTCTGTCGCCTG TGTGGCGTGCCGGAAACTGGTGTCTTCCAGAATGAGAGTAAGAGTATCTCTGCAGAAGCCTGTCCCCATGTCTTGCGCCCCCCACTACCTGTTCTCCTGGACTGGCAGGATGCAGCACCCTCCTCATTGCCCGGCGGTCAGGCATTTCACCAACCTGTCACGGCCACCTCTGCGTTCCTCCCGTCCTCGACACGGGGGACACTGTTTCCAGCAGTACCGTTCTTTTTGGGTCACCCGGCTGGTCACGAGATTCTTCAAGCTTCGGTACATCCTGCTGGGTTCTGCTGTGGGAGGAGGGTACACCGCAAAAAAG ACCTACGATGAATGGAAAGATCTCCTGCCTGATTTCAGTGAATACACATCGATAGTGCCGGATTTCTTCTGGGAGCTCGGTGAACATATTGACCTGG AAAAGATTGTAAGTGCCCTCCCTGACGCTGAAGAGCTAGCGAAGCTGTTGCCTGATTTGGAGAAGATCAGTGAGAACTTCACCTTCCTTAGGACCCTCATCTCCAATG GTGTTATTGTCAGTAATGAAGTCAAAGGAGCTTCTGGTCTGCGTCTGTTGTTAG AATCTGCAGGGGACCCCGCATTTAAAGCTACAGGTGGCCAGTCTGCAGACAGCAGTGACAGGCACTTTAAAAAG GATCTGCTCAGGGAGCTTGCTCTCATTCAGCGACAGATCCAGCAGCACGAGGAGGAGACACGCAGGACCGTACCTGATAGCGACCGCCCCAATCCCCCGTCGCACAAGCGCAAG GTCTCAGATAAAGAAAAGATAGACCAGCTTCAGGAGGAGCTTGTCCGGACACAG ATGAAGTATCAGCGCATGCTGGAACATCTGGAGAAGGAGAACAAGGAGCTAAGGAAGGTGGTGCTTCAGAAAGACGACAAGGGCATTCATCAAAGGAAGGTCAAG AAGTCACTCATCGACATGTACTCTGAGGTCCTGGACATCCTGTCCGACTACGACTCCAACTACAACACCCAGGATCACCTGCCTCGG GTGGTAGTGGTGGGAGACCAGAGTGCAGGCAAGACTAGCGTCTTGGAGATGATTGCCCAAGCCAGGATCTTCCCACGGGGCTCGGGAGAGATGATGACTCGCTCTCCAGTGAAG GTGACACTGAGCGAAGGTCCTCACCACGTTGCCATGTTCAAGGACAGCTCGCGGGAATTTGACCTGAGCAAAGAGCAAGAC CTGGCTGCCCTGCGTCATGAGATCGAGTTGCGAATGAAGAAGAGCGTGAGGGAAGGCCAGACCGTCAGCCCTGAG ACAATCTCCCTGAGTGTGAAGGGCCCAGGAATCCAGAGGATGGTTCTGGTGGACCTGCCGGGTGTCATCAGT ACTGTGACTGCGGGTATGGCTGCTGACACCAAGGAGACCATCTTCAGCATCAGCAAGGCTTACATGCAGAACCCCAACGCCATCATCCTAtgcatccagg ATGGCTCAGTTGATGCTGAGCGTAGCATTGTCACAGACCTGGTCAGCCAAATGGACCCTCAGGGGAAGCGGACCATCTTTGTTCTCACCAAAGTGGACCTAGCTGAGAAGAACCTGGCCAGTCCCAGTAGG ATTCAGCAGATAGTAGAAGGAAAGCTGTTCCCCATGAAGGCGCTGGGCTACTTTGCTGTGGTGACTGGAAAAG GCAGCACCAACGAGAACATCGACGCCATCAAGGATTACGAAGAGGAGTTCTTCCAGAAATCCAGTCTGCTGAA GAAGGGGATGCTGAAGGCTCATCAGGTGACCACCAAGAACCTGAGCCTGGCCGTGTCTGACTGCTTTTGGAAGATGGTGCGCGAGTCTGTGGAACAGCAGGCAGATTCCTTCAAAG CGTCCCGCTTTAATCTGGAAACTGAGTGGAAGAACAATTACCCCCGCCTGCGGGAGCTGGACAGG AACGAGCTCTTTGAAAAGGCCAAGAATGAAATCTTGGATGAAGTGATCAGTCTGAGTCAAGTTACACCGAAACACTG GGAGTCCATCCTGCAGAAGAAGCTGTGGGAGCGTGTGTCCACCCATGTCATTGAGAACATCTACCTCCCTGCCGCCCAGACCATGAACTCTGGAACCTTCAACACCACTGTGGACATCAAGCTCAAGCAGTGGACTGATAAGCAGCTGCCCCACAAAGCTCTGGAG GTAGCATGGGAGACCCTTCAGGAGGAGTTTGCACGCTTCATGGCCGAATACAAGGGCAAGGATCAGGATGACATCTTTGACAAGCTGAAGGAGGCGGTGAAGGACGAGAGCATCAAGCGGCACAAGTGGAATGAGCGCGCCATGGACAGCCTG AGGGTGATCCAGCATAATGCCCTGGAGGACCGCTCTATCACAGACAAGCCCCAGTGGGACTCTGCCATCCAGTTCATGGAGGAGACCTTGCAGTCCCGCCTCAGAGACA cCGACTCAATCATCAGCGACATGGTGGGGCCTGACTGGAAAGAGCGATGGCTCAACTGGACAAgccgtaccccagagcag CACATCAGGAACGCCACCCGGGGCGAGCTGGAGCGTCTGCTCAGGGTCAATGAGGAGCACGCGGCCTACCTGGCCAACGACGAGGTCACCACCGTGCGCAAGAACCTAGAAGCAAACGGCGTCGACGTCGACCCTGTGCTG ATTAAGGACACATGGCATCAGCTGTACCGACGTCACTTCCTGCATAAGGCCCTGCTCCACTGCACCCTCTGCAGGAGGGGCTTCCACTACTACCAAAGACACTTTGACGACTCCGAG CTGGAGTGCAATGACGTGGTTCTGTTCTGGCGCATCCAGAGGATGCTTATCATCACAGCCAATACCCTCCGACAGCAGCTCACCAACACGGAAG TGAGGCGTCTCGAGAAGAATGTAAAGGAGGTTCTAGAGGACTTTGCCGAGGACAATGGGAAGAAGGTGCAGCTTATTACAGGGAGGAGAGTGCAGCTTGCCGAGGATCTCA AAAAAGTTCGGGAAATTCAAGAAAAACTTGAAGCCTTCATCGAAGCTCTTCACAAGGAGAAGTAA
- the opa1 gene encoding dynamin-like 120 kDa protein, mitochondrial isoform X4, with the protein MLRAANSVACVACRKLVSSRMRVRVSLQKPVPMSCAPHYLFSWTGRMQHPPHCPAVRHFTNLSRPPLRSSRPRHGGHCFQQYRSFWVTRLVTRFFKLRYILLGSAVGGGYTAKKTYDEWKDLLPDFSEYTSIVPDFFWELGEHIDLEKIVSALPDAEELAKLLPDLEKISENFTFLRTLISNGVIVSNEVKGASGLRLLLESAGDPAFKATGGQSADSSDRHFKKVSDKEKIDQLQEELVRTQMKYQRMLEHLEKENKELRKVVLQKDDKGIHQRKVKKSLIDMYSEVLDILSDYDSNYNTQDHLPRVVVVGDQSAGKTSVLEMIAQARIFPRGSGEMMTRSPVKVTLSEGPHHVAMFKDSSREFDLSKEQDLAALRHEIELRMKKSVREGQTVSPETISLSVKGPGIQRMVLVDLPGVISTVTAGMAADTKETIFSISKAYMQNPNAIILCIQDGSVDAERSIVTDLVSQMDPQGKRTIFVLTKVDLAEKNLASPSRIQQIVEGKLFPMKALGYFAVVTGKGSTNENIDAIKDYEEEFFQKSSLLKKGMLKAHQVTTKNLSLAVSDCFWKMVRESVEQQADSFKASRFNLETEWKNNYPRLRELDRNELFEKAKNEILDEVISLSQVTPKHWESILQKKLWERVSTHVIENIYLPAAQTMNSGTFNTTVDIKLKQWTDKQLPHKALEVAWETLQEEFARFMAEYKGKDQDDIFDKLKEAVKDESIKRHKWNERAMDSLRVIQHNALEDRSITDKPQWDSAIQFMEETLQSRLRDTDSIISDMVGPDWKERWLNWTSRTPEQHIRNATRGELERLLRVNEEHAAYLANDEVTTVRKNLEANGVDVDPVLIKDTWHQLYRRHFLHKALLHCTLCRRGFHYYQRHFDDSELECNDVVLFWRIQRMLIITANTLRQQLTNTEVRRLEKNVKEVLEDFAEDNGKKVQLITGRRVQLAEDLKKVREIQEKLEAFIEALHKEK; encoded by the exons ATGCTACGTGCTGCAAATTCTGTCGCCTG TGTGGCGTGCCGGAAACTGGTGTCTTCCAGAATGAGAGTAAGAGTATCTCTGCAGAAGCCTGTCCCCATGTCTTGCGCCCCCCACTACCTGTTCTCCTGGACTGGCAGGATGCAGCACCCTCCTCATTGCCCGGCGGTCAGGCATTTCACCAACCTGTCACGGCCACCTCTGCGTTCCTCCCGTCCTCGACACGGGGGACACTGTTTCCAGCAGTACCGTTCTTTTTGGGTCACCCGGCTGGTCACGAGATTCTTCAAGCTTCGGTACATCCTGCTGGGTTCTGCTGTGGGAGGAGGGTACACCGCAAAAAAG ACCTACGATGAATGGAAAGATCTCCTGCCTGATTTCAGTGAATACACATCGATAGTGCCGGATTTCTTCTGGGAGCTCGGTGAACATATTGACCTGG AAAAGATTGTAAGTGCCCTCCCTGACGCTGAAGAGCTAGCGAAGCTGTTGCCTGATTTGGAGAAGATCAGTGAGAACTTCACCTTCCTTAGGACCCTCATCTCCAATG GTGTTATTGTCAGTAATGAAGTCAAAGGAGCTTCTGGTCTGCGTCTGTTGTTAG AATCTGCAGGGGACCCCGCATTTAAAGCTACAGGTGGCCAGTCTGCAGACAGCAGTGACAGGCACTTTAAAAAG GTCTCAGATAAAGAAAAGATAGACCAGCTTCAGGAGGAGCTTGTCCGGACACAG ATGAAGTATCAGCGCATGCTGGAACATCTGGAGAAGGAGAACAAGGAGCTAAGGAAGGTGGTGCTTCAGAAAGACGACAAGGGCATTCATCAAAGGAAGGTCAAG AAGTCACTCATCGACATGTACTCTGAGGTCCTGGACATCCTGTCCGACTACGACTCCAACTACAACACCCAGGATCACCTGCCTCGG GTGGTAGTGGTGGGAGACCAGAGTGCAGGCAAGACTAGCGTCTTGGAGATGATTGCCCAAGCCAGGATCTTCCCACGGGGCTCGGGAGAGATGATGACTCGCTCTCCAGTGAAG GTGACACTGAGCGAAGGTCCTCACCACGTTGCCATGTTCAAGGACAGCTCGCGGGAATTTGACCTGAGCAAAGAGCAAGAC CTGGCTGCCCTGCGTCATGAGATCGAGTTGCGAATGAAGAAGAGCGTGAGGGAAGGCCAGACCGTCAGCCCTGAG ACAATCTCCCTGAGTGTGAAGGGCCCAGGAATCCAGAGGATGGTTCTGGTGGACCTGCCGGGTGTCATCAGT ACTGTGACTGCGGGTATGGCTGCTGACACCAAGGAGACCATCTTCAGCATCAGCAAGGCTTACATGCAGAACCCCAACGCCATCATCCTAtgcatccagg ATGGCTCAGTTGATGCTGAGCGTAGCATTGTCACAGACCTGGTCAGCCAAATGGACCCTCAGGGGAAGCGGACCATCTTTGTTCTCACCAAAGTGGACCTAGCTGAGAAGAACCTGGCCAGTCCCAGTAGG ATTCAGCAGATAGTAGAAGGAAAGCTGTTCCCCATGAAGGCGCTGGGCTACTTTGCTGTGGTGACTGGAAAAG GCAGCACCAACGAGAACATCGACGCCATCAAGGATTACGAAGAGGAGTTCTTCCAGAAATCCAGTCTGCTGAA GAAGGGGATGCTGAAGGCTCATCAGGTGACCACCAAGAACCTGAGCCTGGCCGTGTCTGACTGCTTTTGGAAGATGGTGCGCGAGTCTGTGGAACAGCAGGCAGATTCCTTCAAAG CGTCCCGCTTTAATCTGGAAACTGAGTGGAAGAACAATTACCCCCGCCTGCGGGAGCTGGACAGG AACGAGCTCTTTGAAAAGGCCAAGAATGAAATCTTGGATGAAGTGATCAGTCTGAGTCAAGTTACACCGAAACACTG GGAGTCCATCCTGCAGAAGAAGCTGTGGGAGCGTGTGTCCACCCATGTCATTGAGAACATCTACCTCCCTGCCGCCCAGACCATGAACTCTGGAACCTTCAACACCACTGTGGACATCAAGCTCAAGCAGTGGACTGATAAGCAGCTGCCCCACAAAGCTCTGGAG GTAGCATGGGAGACCCTTCAGGAGGAGTTTGCACGCTTCATGGCCGAATACAAGGGCAAGGATCAGGATGACATCTTTGACAAGCTGAAGGAGGCGGTGAAGGACGAGAGCATCAAGCGGCACAAGTGGAATGAGCGCGCCATGGACAGCCTG AGGGTGATCCAGCATAATGCCCTGGAGGACCGCTCTATCACAGACAAGCCCCAGTGGGACTCTGCCATCCAGTTCATGGAGGAGACCTTGCAGTCCCGCCTCAGAGACA cCGACTCAATCATCAGCGACATGGTGGGGCCTGACTGGAAAGAGCGATGGCTCAACTGGACAAgccgtaccccagagcag CACATCAGGAACGCCACCCGGGGCGAGCTGGAGCGTCTGCTCAGGGTCAATGAGGAGCACGCGGCCTACCTGGCCAACGACGAGGTCACCACCGTGCGCAAGAACCTAGAAGCAAACGGCGTCGACGTCGACCCTGTGCTG ATTAAGGACACATGGCATCAGCTGTACCGACGTCACTTCCTGCATAAGGCCCTGCTCCACTGCACCCTCTGCAGGAGGGGCTTCCACTACTACCAAAGACACTTTGACGACTCCGAG CTGGAGTGCAATGACGTGGTTCTGTTCTGGCGCATCCAGAGGATGCTTATCATCACAGCCAATACCCTCCGACAGCAGCTCACCAACACGGAAG TGAGGCGTCTCGAGAAGAATGTAAAGGAGGTTCTAGAGGACTTTGCCGAGGACAATGGGAAGAAGGTGCAGCTTATTACAGGGAGGAGAGTGCAGCTTGCCGAGGATCTCA AAAAAGTTCGGGAAATTCAAGAAAAACTTGAAGCCTTCATCGAAGCTCTTCACAAGGAGAAGTAA